From the Cryptomeria japonica chromosome 2, Sugi_1.0, whole genome shotgun sequence genome, one window contains:
- the LOC131032586 gene encoding uncharacterized protein LOC131032586 isoform X7, which produces MLFLPTWYLLHPIGVYIVITALHTVQWHRQKYYVKTDKMKMRKTKNNIKLFLEIFVIRIIMALFYKFAMRVCITNAQEKEKLNQASRGVHYRQKLTLTRQMTVENNKIRAFQVVKLLDGLCQNNLMKIYKLQHAIPLFPKSSFLLIL; this is translated from the exons ATGTTGTTCCTTCCCACGTGGTACTTGCTACATCCCATAGGCGTTTATATCGTCATAACTGCCCTGCATACCGTTCAGTGGCACCGCCAAAAATACTATGTAAAAACTGACAAAATGAAGatgagaaaaacaaaaaacaatatcaAGCTCTTCCTGGAAATTTTTGTGATTCGAATTATTATGGCATTGTTTTACAAATTTGCAATGCGTGTGTGCATTACAAATGCACAGGAAAAAGAAAAACTAAATCAGGCCTCCAG GGGTGTCCATTATAGACAAAAGCTAACATTAACGAGACAAATGACCGTAGAGAACAACAAAATCAGGGCATTCCAA GTCGTGAAACTTTTGGATGGATTGTGTCAGAACAACTTAATGAAGATATACAAACTGCAGCATGCCATTCCACTTTTcccaaaatcatcatttctg